The Microcebus murinus isolate Inina chromosome 1, M.murinus_Inina_mat1.0, whole genome shotgun sequence genome includes a region encoding these proteins:
- the ZNF501 gene encoding zinc finger protein 501 yields the protein MSQISLHMKHQRVYIQKKPSKCSECGKFFTQRSSLTQHQRIHRGEKPYVCSECGSCFRKQSNLTQHLRIHTGEKPFKCHECEKAFQTKAVLVQHLRIHTGEKPYKCNECGKAFCQNPSLIKHQRIHTGEKPYKCAECGKAFSQSICLTRHQRSHSGDKPYKCNECGKAFNQSACLIQHWRIHSGEKPYTCVECGKAFTQNSSLVEHERTHTGEKRYKCSECEKTFRKQAHLSEHYRIHTGEKPYECVECGKSFRHSSALVRHQKLHAGK from the coding sequence ATGAGCCAGATTTCACTCCACATGAAACATCAGAGAGTTTACATACAGAAGAAACCTTCAAAGTGTAGTGAATGTGGAAAATTCTTTACTCAGAGATCATCTCTTACCCAGCATCAGAGGATTCACAGAGGAGAGAAGCCCTATGTGTGCAGTGAATGTGGAAGTTGTTTCCGTAAACAGTCAAATCTTACTCAACATCTGAGAATTCATACAGGGGAGAAACCTTTTAAATGTCATGAATGTGAGAAAGCCTTTCAAACAAAAGCAGTCCTTGTCCAGCATCTGAGAATTCATAcgggagagaaaccctataaatgcaatgaatgtggaaaagccttttgTCAGAACCCATCCCTTATTAAACACCAgcgaattcatactggagagaaaccttataaatgtgcggaatgtggcaaagccttcagTCAGAGCATATGCCTCACTCGTCATCAGAGAAGTCATTCTGGAGATAAACCTTATaagtgtaatgaatgtgggaaagcctttaatCAGAGTGCTTGCCTCATACAGCATTGGAGAATTCATtcaggagagaagccctacacCTGTGtggaatgtggtaaagccttcactCAGAACTCTTCCCTTGTTGAACATGAaagaactcacactggagagaaacgtTATAAGTGTAGTGAGTGTGAAAAAACTTTCCGCAAGCAAGCACACCTTAGTGAGCATTacagaattcatactggagaaaaaccttatgaatgtgttgaatgtggaaaatcctttagGCACAGTTCAGCACTTGTTCGACATCAGAAACTTCATGCTGGAAagtaa
- the ZNF502 gene encoding zinc finger protein 502 isoform X2 encodes MLNMQRHEEGEIGRGTCPGWTNKLAVEQDVYDIDSPGTVAKRFQEGEYQDCTLEKKYACEGMKKNSPGQVLRPCLFQEGRFGGISFIHKDAHPEMVSQEYSFEKSLLLTSRLVTHLRVSTEESLHQWETSNAHTNEISDQSKCSTLSTQKNSWECNKCGKIFTQSSSLTQHQRTHTGERPYACEECGKAFSRNSFLVQHQRIHTGVKPYGCEQCGKTFRCRSFLTQHQRIHTGEKPYRCNECGSSFRNHSHLTEHLRIHTGEKPYKCNRCEKAFNQNTHLIHHQRIHTGEKPYLCNECGSSFRKHSNLTQHQRIHTGEKPHKCDECGKTFQTKANLSQHQRIHTGEKPYKCKECGKAFCQSPSLIKHQRIHTGEKPYKCKECGKAFTQSTPLTKHQRIHTGERPYKCSECGKAFIQSICLIRHQRSHTGEKPYKCNECGKGFNQNTCLTQHMRIHTGEKPYKCKDCGKAFAHSSSLIEHHRTHTGEKLYKCSECEKTFRKYAHLSEHYRIHTGEKPYECIECGKFFRHSSVLFRHQKLHSGE; translated from the exons ATGTTGAATATGCAAAGACATGAAGAGGGAGAGATTGGAAGAGGGACTTGTCCAG GATGGACAAACAAGCTGGCTGTAGAGCAGGATGTCTATGATATTGACTCACCAGGGACAGTAGCAAAGAGATTCCAAGAAGGTGAATACCAAGATTGtactcttgaaaaaaaatatgcatgtgAGGGCATGAAGAAAAACTCTCCTGGACAAGTTCTTCGGCCCTGCCTTTTCCAGGAAGGACGTTTTGGGGGAATAAGTTTCATCCACAAGGATGCACACCCTGAAATGGTTAGTCAAGAATATAGTTTTGAGAAAAGCTTGCTTTTGACCTCAAGGCTTGTAACACATCTCAGAGTTTCTACAGAAGAGAGCCTACATCAGTGGGAAACAAGTAATGCACACACTAATGAGATTTCAGACCAGAGTAAATGTTCAACTCTCTCAACACAGAAAAATTCTTGGGAATgtaataaatgtggaaaaatcTTTACTCAGAGCTCATCCCTTACACAACATCAGAGAACTCATACTGGAGAGAGGCCCTATgcatgtgaagaatgtgggaaagcttttaGTCGAAATTCATTCCTTGTTCAACAtcaaagaattcacactggagtGAAACCATATGGATGTGAGCAGTGTGGGAAAACATTTCGATGTCGATCATTTCTTACTCAGCAtcagagaatccacactggagagaaaccttatagATGTAACGAATGTGGCAGTTCCTTCCGCAATCACTCACATCTCACTGAACATctgagaattcacactggagaaaaaccttataaatgtaatAGATGTGAGAAGGCATTCAATCAGAACACACACCTTATTCatcatcagagaattcacactggtgaGAAGCCTTATCTATGCAATGAATGTGGCTCTTCTTTTCGCAAACATTCAAATCTTAcacaacatcagagaattcacactggggaAAAACCTcataaatgtgatgaatgtgggaAAACTTTCCAAACAAAGGCAAACCTCTCTcagcatcagagaattcatactggagagaaaccctataaatgtaaggaatgtggcaaagcattttgtCAGAGCCCATCTCTTATAAAACACCAgcgaattcatactggagaaaaaccctataaGTGCAAGGAATGCGGCAAAGCTTTTACTCAGAGCACTCCACTCACTAaacatcaaagaattcatacagggGAGAGACCCTACAAATGCAgtgaatgtggtaaagccttcattCAGAGCATTTGCCTTATTCGGCATCAGAGAagtcacactggagaaaaaccctataaatgtaatgaatgtggaaagggCTTTAATCAGAATACCTGCCTCACTCAGCATATGAGAATTCATACTGGCGAGAAGCCTTATAAATGTAAAGATTGTGGGAAAGCCTTTGCTCATAGTTCATCTCTTATTGAACACCATAGAACTCACACTGGTGAGAAACTTTATAAATGTAGTGAATGTGAAAAAACCTTTCGGAAGTATGCACACCTTAGTGAACATTACAGAATTCACACTGGTGAGAAGCCTTATGAATGCATAGAATGTGGAAAGTTCTTCAGGCATAGTTCAGTCCTTTTCAGACATCAGAAACTTCACAGTGGTGAATAA
- the ZNF502 gene encoding zinc finger protein 502 isoform X3, protein MKKNSPGQVLRPCLFQEGRFGGISFIHKDAHPEMVSQEYSFEKSLLLTSRLVTHLRVSTEESLHQWETSNAHTNEISDQSKCSTLSTQKNSWECNKCGKIFTQSSSLTQHQRTHTGERPYACEECGKAFSRNSFLVQHQRIHTGVKPYGCEQCGKTFRCRSFLTQHQRIHTGEKPYRCNECGSSFRNHSHLTEHLRIHTGEKPYKCNRCEKAFNQNTHLIHHQRIHTGEKPYLCNECGSSFRKHSNLTQHQRIHTGEKPHKCDECGKTFQTKANLSQHQRIHTGEKPYKCKECGKAFCQSPSLIKHQRIHTGEKPYKCKECGKAFTQSTPLTKHQRIHTGERPYKCSECGKAFIQSICLIRHQRSHTGEKPYKCNECGKGFNQNTCLTQHMRIHTGEKPYKCKDCGKAFAHSSSLIEHHRTHTGEKLYKCSECEKTFRKYAHLSEHYRIHTGEKPYECIECGKFFRHSSVLFRHQKLHSGE, encoded by the coding sequence ATGAAGAAAAACTCTCCTGGACAAGTTCTTCGGCCCTGCCTTTTCCAGGAAGGACGTTTTGGGGGAATAAGTTTCATCCACAAGGATGCACACCCTGAAATGGTTAGTCAAGAATATAGTTTTGAGAAAAGCTTGCTTTTGACCTCAAGGCTTGTAACACATCTCAGAGTTTCTACAGAAGAGAGCCTACATCAGTGGGAAACAAGTAATGCACACACTAATGAGATTTCAGACCAGAGTAAATGTTCAACTCTCTCAACACAGAAAAATTCTTGGGAATgtaataaatgtggaaaaatcTTTACTCAGAGCTCATCCCTTACACAACATCAGAGAACTCATACTGGAGAGAGGCCCTATgcatgtgaagaatgtgggaaagcttttaGTCGAAATTCATTCCTTGTTCAACAtcaaagaattcacactggagtGAAACCATATGGATGTGAGCAGTGTGGGAAAACATTTCGATGTCGATCATTTCTTACTCAGCAtcagagaatccacactggagagaaaccttatagATGTAACGAATGTGGCAGTTCCTTCCGCAATCACTCACATCTCACTGAACATctgagaattcacactggagaaaaaccttataaatgtaatAGATGTGAGAAGGCATTCAATCAGAACACACACCTTATTCatcatcagagaattcacactggtgaGAAGCCTTATCTATGCAATGAATGTGGCTCTTCTTTTCGCAAACATTCAAATCTTAcacaacatcagagaattcacactggggaAAAACCTcataaatgtgatgaatgtgggaAAACTTTCCAAACAAAGGCAAACCTCTCTcagcatcagagaattcatactggagagaaaccctataaatgtaaggaatgtggcaaagcattttgtCAGAGCCCATCTCTTATAAAACACCAgcgaattcatactggagaaaaaccctataaGTGCAAGGAATGCGGCAAAGCTTTTACTCAGAGCACTCCACTCACTAaacatcaaagaattcatacagggGAGAGACCCTACAAATGCAgtgaatgtggtaaagccttcattCAGAGCATTTGCCTTATTCGGCATCAGAGAagtcacactggagaaaaaccctataaatgtaatgaatgtggaaagggCTTTAATCAGAATACCTGCCTCACTCAGCATATGAGAATTCATACTGGCGAGAAGCCTTATAAATGTAAAGATTGTGGGAAAGCCTTTGCTCATAGTTCATCTCTTATTGAACACCATAGAACTCACACTGGTGAGAAACTTTATAAATGTAGTGAATGTGAAAAAACCTTTCGGAAGTATGCACACCTTAGTGAACATTACAGAATTCACACTGGTGAGAAGCCTTATGAATGCATAGAATGTGGAAAGTTCTTCAGGCATAGTTCAGTCCTTTTCAGACATCAGAAACTTCACAGTGGTGAATAA
- the ZNF502 gene encoding zinc finger protein 502 isoform X1, translated as MLGFYIVRGFNSALHKRYLLCCFLSGWTNKLAVEQDVYDIDSPGTVAKRFQEGEYQDCTLEKKYACEGMKKNSPGQVLRPCLFQEGRFGGISFIHKDAHPEMVSQEYSFEKSLLLTSRLVTHLRVSTEESLHQWETSNAHTNEISDQSKCSTLSTQKNSWECNKCGKIFTQSSSLTQHQRTHTGERPYACEECGKAFSRNSFLVQHQRIHTGVKPYGCEQCGKTFRCRSFLTQHQRIHTGEKPYRCNECGSSFRNHSHLTEHLRIHTGEKPYKCNRCEKAFNQNTHLIHHQRIHTGEKPYLCNECGSSFRKHSNLTQHQRIHTGEKPHKCDECGKTFQTKANLSQHQRIHTGEKPYKCKECGKAFCQSPSLIKHQRIHTGEKPYKCKECGKAFTQSTPLTKHQRIHTGERPYKCSECGKAFIQSICLIRHQRSHTGEKPYKCNECGKGFNQNTCLTQHMRIHTGEKPYKCKDCGKAFAHSSSLIEHHRTHTGEKLYKCSECEKTFRKYAHLSEHYRIHTGEKPYECIECGKFFRHSSVLFRHQKLHSGE; from the coding sequence ATGTTAGGGTTCTACATTGTCAGGGGCTTCAACTCTGCCCTACATAAGAGATATTTACTCTGCTGTTTTCTTTCAGGATGGACAAACAAGCTGGCTGTAGAGCAGGATGTCTATGATATTGACTCACCAGGGACAGTAGCAAAGAGATTCCAAGAAGGTGAATACCAAGATTGtactcttgaaaaaaaatatgcatgtgAGGGCATGAAGAAAAACTCTCCTGGACAAGTTCTTCGGCCCTGCCTTTTCCAGGAAGGACGTTTTGGGGGAATAAGTTTCATCCACAAGGATGCACACCCTGAAATGGTTAGTCAAGAATATAGTTTTGAGAAAAGCTTGCTTTTGACCTCAAGGCTTGTAACACATCTCAGAGTTTCTACAGAAGAGAGCCTACATCAGTGGGAAACAAGTAATGCACACACTAATGAGATTTCAGACCAGAGTAAATGTTCAACTCTCTCAACACAGAAAAATTCTTGGGAATgtaataaatgtggaaaaatcTTTACTCAGAGCTCATCCCTTACACAACATCAGAGAACTCATACTGGAGAGAGGCCCTATgcatgtgaagaatgtgggaaagcttttaGTCGAAATTCATTCCTTGTTCAACAtcaaagaattcacactggagtGAAACCATATGGATGTGAGCAGTGTGGGAAAACATTTCGATGTCGATCATTTCTTACTCAGCAtcagagaatccacactggagagaaaccttatagATGTAACGAATGTGGCAGTTCCTTCCGCAATCACTCACATCTCACTGAACATctgagaattcacactggagaaaaaccttataaatgtaatAGATGTGAGAAGGCATTCAATCAGAACACACACCTTATTCatcatcagagaattcacactggtgaGAAGCCTTATCTATGCAATGAATGTGGCTCTTCTTTTCGCAAACATTCAAATCTTAcacaacatcagagaattcacactggggaAAAACCTcataaatgtgatgaatgtgggaAAACTTTCCAAACAAAGGCAAACCTCTCTcagcatcagagaattcatactggagagaaaccctataaatgtaaggaatgtggcaaagcattttgtCAGAGCCCATCTCTTATAAAACACCAgcgaattcatactggagaaaaaccctataaGTGCAAGGAATGCGGCAAAGCTTTTACTCAGAGCACTCCACTCACTAaacatcaaagaattcatacagggGAGAGACCCTACAAATGCAgtgaatgtggtaaagccttcattCAGAGCATTTGCCTTATTCGGCATCAGAGAagtcacactggagaaaaaccctataaatgtaatgaatgtggaaagggCTTTAATCAGAATACCTGCCTCACTCAGCATATGAGAATTCATACTGGCGAGAAGCCTTATAAATGTAAAGATTGTGGGAAAGCCTTTGCTCATAGTTCATCTCTTATTGAACACCATAGAACTCACACTGGTGAGAAACTTTATAAATGTAGTGAATGTGAAAAAACCTTTCGGAAGTATGCACACCTTAGTGAACATTACAGAATTCACACTGGTGAGAAGCCTTATGAATGCATAGAATGTGGAAAGTTCTTCAGGCATAGTTCAGTCCTTTTCAGACATCAGAAACTTCACAGTGGTGAATAA